Genomic window (Dyadobacter fanqingshengii):
TTTGAGATTCATTTTTACGGGTTTTGAATAACTTTGCATCACATCAAAATTTACCCCGAATGACCACGCTGATCGTAAATGCACAAGTAGTAAATGAGAATGAGATCAATGAGTTTGACGTAATAATTGAAAATGGTCACATTCAAAGGATCGGAAAAGATTTACAGCATGTCGCAACGGATCGCGTGATTGATGCAAAAGGGCAATATCTGATGCCTGGCATCATTGATGACCAGGTTCATTTCCGCGAGCCGGGGCTTACCTATAAAGCGAATATTTACACAGAGTCAAAAGCAGCCGTTGCTGGCGGTGTCACGTCATTCATGGAAATGCCGAACACGGTTCCTAACGCGCTTACGCAGGATCTTTTGGCAGATAAATACAAAATCGGTGCTGAGACGTCATTGGCGAATTATTCCTTCTTCATGGGCGCTTCCAATGATAACTACGAGGAAGTGATGAGGACGAATCCGGCCGAAGTTTGTGGAATCAAGATTTTTATGGGTTCCTCAACGGGCAATATGCTGGTGGATGCGCCGGATGTTTTGGAAAAAATATTTTCAAACGCGCCTACGATTATCGCCACACATTGCGAAGACGAGCCGACAGTTCGCCAGCGGATGGAGCATTTCAAGGAAAAATATGGGGAGAATGTGCCTTATAACATTCACGCATTGATCAGGAATGAAGAAGCTTGCTTGAAATCATCCACATTTGCGAGCGGACTTGCGCATAAGCATGGCACAAGATTGCACATTCTTCACATCTCGACGGGCGATGAAGTCGTACTTTTTGAGCCGGGAATTCGAAAAAATGGACAGATTTTGTTGCGTGACGGAACGCCAAAATTAGTAACTGCCGAAGCTTGCGTTCACCATTTGTGGTTTGATGCAGAGGATTACCATACGCTGGGCAATAAGATCAAGTGCAACCCTGCCATCAAAGCGCCGCATCATAAGGAGGTAATTTTACAAGCCGTGCTGGACAACCGCATTGACGTGATTGCAACAGATCACGCGCCCCACACGATTGAAGAAAAAGCGCAGGGTTACTGGCAAGCACCATCGGGATTGCCATTGGTGCAGCACACATTAAATGTAATGTTGGAATTAAATAAAGCAGGAAAAATTTCAATCGAAAGAATTGTTGAAAAAATGAGCCACACTGTCGCCGACTTATTTCAAATCAGCAAACGGGGTTATATACGTGAAGGTTATTGGGCAGATTTAATATTGGTTGATACAAATGCGCAAACCAGAGTCGAAGCTTCCAATCTTTATTCGAAATGCGGCTGGTCGCCGTTTGAGGGAGTGAATTTTCAATCCAGTGTGACGCATACCTTCGTGTCAGGAAACCTGGTATATGAAAACGGGAAATTCAATGAAACGCAGAAGGGGCAGCGGTTACTTTTTAGCCGCTAGATATTCGTAGTAGTTTTCAATCACATTCAGGTCAGCTTCGGTCCAATCCAATGTTGGCAATTGCCCGGGCGTAAGCCATAAGATCTGCTCGTGCTCGGATAACGTAATGTTGAGCGTTTTGAGATTGCAAACGAAAGGGACGAGAATGATTTCGCGCCAGCCCTGGTCTTTTGAAGTTTCAGGAAGTTTATTTAGAATTTCAATTTCAACGTCAAGCTCTTCCTTTATTTCGCGTGCGAGTGCTTCTTCGTCTGTTTCTCCTTTTTCAAGTTTACCGCCGGGGAACTCCCACTGCAAAGGGAATGATAATGCAGCGCTACGTTGTCCAGCTAATACTTTTCCGTTATGTTCAATGACAGCACAGGGCACCCTCACAACCAATTTTTCGGAAACAAGCACTTCAATCATAGAGGCGTTTAGTAATTTACCGCAAAATTACAACTTTCAATGTTAATTCGCGATTAATTCTTAAAACTTCGAGGAGTATTTGCTTAAAAAAGTTCTCCTGATCGATACGTCGGCAAAATCCCTAAGTGCTTGTAAGCCTTCTCCGTAACCTCCCGACCGCGCGAAGTTCGTTTCATATATCCTTCCTTAATCAGGAAAGGCTCATAAACTTCCTCGATCGTTTCGGCTTCCTCGCCGCAGGCAGTAGCAATCGTGGAAAGTCCGACTGGTCCGCCTTTGAATTTTTGAATGATCGTCGACAATATGCGATTGTCCATTTCATCGAGCCCGTTCTGGTCTACATCCAATGCAAGCAATGCAATTTCGGCGATTTCGACCGTCACTTTGCCATTGCCCTTCACTTGGGCAAAGTCACGTGTCCGGCGCAAAAGATTGTTTGCAATACGAGGTGTTCCGCGACTGCGGCGGGCAATTTCAAATGCTGCATCGTCTGCCAGCGGAGTGCCGAGAATGGCGGCTGAGCGTTTTAAAATAGTGGTTAACAATTGCGCATCGTAATATTCCAGACGCGCATTAATGCCAAATCTTGCGCGTAGCGGCGATGTTAGCATGCCGGCACGCGTTGTTGCGCCAATTAATGTAAAGGGATTTAATCCAATCTGAATGCTGCGGGCATTGGGGCCGCTATCCAGCATAATGTCAATTTTATAATCCTCCATCGCTGAATAGAGATATTCCTCAACAATGGGATTTAAGCGGTGAATTTCGTCGATAAACAAAACATCGTGCTCCTGCAAGTTCGTCAGCAAGCCAGCAAGATCGCTTGGTTTGTCCAAAACCGGGCCGGAAGTGATCTTAATTCCAGCGCCAAGTTCATTGGCTACAATGTTGGATAATGTTGTTTTCCCCAGTCCCGGGGGGCCGTGCAGTAAGACGTGATCCAGCGCATCCCCACGTTGGCGCGCTGCTTGCACAAATATTTTAAGGTTTTCCAGTATTTTGTCCTGACCCGTGAAGTCGTCAAAAGTAAGCGGGCGCAATGCCCGCTCAATTTCTTTTTCAGTATTGGAAAGATTTTCTTTATCTCCGGACAAATAATCCTGACGCATAATAATCGGCTAAATAAACTTAACCAAAAATACTTGTTTTAATCTGCAAAAAGAAGCTTACCGGATGATCATTACCGAGCCGCGCTTCACATTCGGGGCGCGTTCGGGATAGTAAAGGGCCTCGTAGGAGATCACATAAGGATAGGCGCCTGGCTGCACTTTTAAGCCCTTATAGGTTCCATCCCAGCGATCTTCAATGTTCGTGGATGCGTAAATTACCTCGCCCCAGCGGTTATAGATGCGGATTGAAAAATTGGTATAATAAGCCCCGAAAATTTCCAGAATCTCATTGTGACCTTCGCCGTCTGGCGTGAATGCATCCGGAATAAAGAACCGCGGCTCACACCGGTCCACAACTTCGGTCGATTGCTGCGCCACACAACCCTCTTTATTGACGGCGATCACTGTGTAAGTTCCCTCTGCACCAACAGTTATCGTGCGCGTGGTGTCGCCGGAATGC
Coding sequences:
- a CDS encoding dihydroorotase; the encoded protein is MTTLIVNAQVVNENEINEFDVIIENGHIQRIGKDLQHVATDRVIDAKGQYLMPGIIDDQVHFREPGLTYKANIYTESKAAVAGGVTSFMEMPNTVPNALTQDLLADKYKIGAETSLANYSFFMGASNDNYEEVMRTNPAEVCGIKIFMGSSTGNMLVDAPDVLEKIFSNAPTIIATHCEDEPTVRQRMEHFKEKYGENVPYNIHALIRNEEACLKSSTFASGLAHKHGTRLHILHISTGDEVVLFEPGIRKNGQILLRDGTPKLVTAEACVHHLWFDAEDYHTLGNKIKCNPAIKAPHHKEVILQAVLDNRIDVIATDHAPHTIEEKAQGYWQAPSGLPLVQHTLNVMLELNKAGKISIERIVEKMSHTVADLFQISKRGYIREGYWADLILVDTNAQTRVEASNLYSKCGWSPFEGVNFQSSVTHTFVSGNLVYENGKFNETQKGQRLLFSR
- a CDS encoding (deoxy)nucleoside triphosphate pyrophosphohydrolase, encoding MIEVLVSEKLVVRVPCAVIEHNGKVLAGQRSAALSFPLQWEFPGGKLEKGETDEEALAREIKEELDVEIEILNKLPETSKDQGWREIILVPFVCNLKTLNITLSEHEQILWLTPGQLPTLDWTEADLNVIENYYEYLAAKK
- the ruvB gene encoding Holliday junction branch migration DNA helicase RuvB, giving the protein MRQDYLSGDKENLSNTEKEIERALRPLTFDDFTGQDKILENLKIFVQAARQRGDALDHVLLHGPPGLGKTTLSNIVANELGAGIKITSGPVLDKPSDLAGLLTNLQEHDVLFIDEIHRLNPIVEEYLYSAMEDYKIDIMLDSGPNARSIQIGLNPFTLIGATTRAGMLTSPLRARFGINARLEYYDAQLLTTILKRSAAILGTPLADDAAFEIARRSRGTPRIANNLLRRTRDFAQVKGNGKVTVEIAEIALLALDVDQNGLDEMDNRILSTIIQKFKGGPVGLSTIATACGEEAETIEEVYEPFLIKEGYMKRTSRGREVTEKAYKHLGILPTYRSGELF